One window of the Prochlorococcus marinus CUG1438 genome contains the following:
- a CDS encoding HNH endonuclease codes for MHRQDAIYLDQLCPKVNNKSWRESLHKLTNYKCIYCGKPSESLDHLHPMSKGGGSNTSNCVPCCLSCNGNKSDLEVLGWYRKQKFYDPRRAMAIRAWFNDDLRLAKVLLNYIN; via the coding sequence ATGCATAGACAAGATGCAATTTATCTTGATCAGCTGTGTCCCAAGGTAAATAATAAAAGCTGGAGAGAATCACTTCATAAACTTACTAACTATAAATGTATTTATTGCGGCAAACCATCAGAATCACTTGATCACCTTCATCCAATGTCAAAGGGGGGTGGGAGCAACACAAGTAATTGCGTGCCATGTTGTTTATCGTGTAATGGGAATAAATCAGATTTAGAGGTTCTTGGTTGGTATAGAAAACAGAAATTTTATGATCCTAGAAGGGCTATGGCCATAAGAGCATGGTTTAACGATGATTTAAGACTGGCGAAAGTTCTTTTGAACTATATAAATTAA
- a CDS encoding nucleoside 2-deoxyribosyltransferase: MKKKLYLANSYGFSKQTKKLLYEFNNIFNDLNIEVYEPFERTQQISKKEGEWAYELARSNFNDLKKCDCIFAIVNGTPPDEGVMIELGIAIALKKVIFLFRDDFRNCSDSNEYPLNLMLFLGLPRDNWKKYYFESLQDIKSNKKGFVEWAKK, encoded by the coding sequence TTGAAAAAGAAATTATACTTAGCAAATTCATATGGGTTTTCAAAACAAACCAAAAAACTCTTATATGAATTTAATAATATTTTCAATGATTTAAATATAGAAGTTTATGAACCTTTTGAGAGGACTCAACAAATATCAAAAAAGGAAGGAGAATGGGCATATGAACTAGCAAGAAGTAATTTCAATGATCTTAAAAAATGCGATTGTATTTTTGCTATTGTTAATGGAACACCTCCTGATGAAGGGGTGATGATTGAATTAGGTATTGCTATTGCTTTAAAAAAGGTAATTTTTTTATTTAGAGATGATTTTAGAAATTGTTCAGATAGCAACGAATACCCATTAAATCTTATGTTATTTCTTGGATTGCCAAGAGATAATTGGAAAAAATATTATTTTGAATCCTTACAAGATATAAAAAGCAATAAAAAAGGGTTTGTGGAATGGGCAAAAAAATAG
- a CDS encoding 30S ribosomal protein S21 — MTQVTVGENEGIESALRRFKRQVSKSGIFADLKRLRHHETPIEKYKRKLQQRRKARRR; from the coding sequence TTGACACAAGTTACAGTTGGAGAAAACGAGGGGATTGAATCTGCCCTTAGAAGATTTAAAAGACAAGTATCTAAATCGGGAATTTTTGCAGATTTAAAAAGACTTAGACATCATGAAACTCCAATTGAAAAGTATAAAAGAAAGTTACAGCAAAGAAGAAAAGCAAGAAGAAGGTAG
- a CDS encoding josephin codes for MTNSTQYIYLASGVKKEEGFWIVGIKNCDENILDDKSLLDCHRKELIGSESAKNILFAIDLNINNLFNELRNKNYLIERPSIGISLDIPLDILESIFDFWLDIYKQQEAWETCIGLLKIRKRISLKNLIDSESLKGNSKKWALKIENLHSYIPNSHRVEKLNDPMWK; via the coding sequence TTGACGAATTCCACTCAATATATATACCTCGCTAGTGGAGTAAAGAAAGAAGAAGGTTTTTGGATTGTAGGGATCAAAAATTGTGATGAAAACATTCTGGATGATAAGAGCCTATTAGATTGCCATAGAAAAGAATTAATAGGTAGTGAATCAGCAAAAAATATTCTTTTCGCTATTGATTTGAACATAAATAATTTGTTCAATGAACTAAGAAATAAAAATTATTTAATTGAAAGACCTTCAATTGGAATTTCTTTAGATATACCACTAGATATCTTGGAAAGTATTTTTGATTTTTGGTTAGATATTTATAAACAACAAGAAGCATGGGAAACTTGCATAGGCCTTCTTAAAATTAGAAAAAGAATTTCCCTAAAAAATCTAATTGATAGCGAAAGCTTAAAAGGAAATTCTAAAAAATGGGCCTTAAAAATCGAAAATTTACACTCATACATACCTAATTCCCATAGAGTTGAAAAGCTAAATGACCCTATGTGGAAATAA
- a CDS encoding ABC-2 family transporter protein: MKSNWINHKIFTLLKIQYSNMLEYRVEIALWAISGIIPFFMLNIWTKNNLNDSINISDIMLSRYFLCAFFVRQFSVVWVVFSFEEDSLLGKVSPYLIQPLNPFFRYFAQHLAEQITRFPFALLIASFFFIFNPESIWIPNIVILSLSILSTFFSFIIQFLIQSIIACLCFWTEKASSIERLLFIPTLFLSGLLAPVVSFPGYVKSWIYLTPFPYLIDFPANLLSGNETNFVGGLGMQILWILLLFPLFKKIWAEGTKKYTAMGS; this comes from the coding sequence ATGAAATCTAATTGGATAAATCATAAAATTTTCACCTTATTAAAGATTCAATATTCAAATATGTTGGAATATCGCGTAGAGATTGCTTTATGGGCTATTTCAGGAATTATCCCTTTCTTTATGTTAAATATATGGACAAAAAATAACCTTAATGACTCCATAAACATTAGTGATATTATGCTTTCTAGATATTTTTTGTGTGCTTTCTTTGTTAGACAGTTTTCTGTAGTTTGGGTTGTATTTAGCTTTGAAGAAGATTCTCTTCTGGGGAAAGTATCTCCTTACTTAATTCAACCTTTAAATCCATTTTTCAGATATTTTGCGCAACATCTTGCTGAACAAATAACAAGATTCCCTTTTGCATTACTAATAGCATCATTCTTTTTTATTTTTAATCCAGAAAGTATATGGATTCCTAATATAGTTATTTTGTCTTTATCAATATTATCAACATTTTTTTCTTTTATAATTCAATTTTTAATTCAGTCAATAATTGCATGTTTATGTTTCTGGACAGAAAAAGCATCATCAATTGAAAGATTATTATTTATTCCAACTTTATTTCTATCAGGCCTTTTAGCTCCTGTAGTTTCATTTCCTGGATATGTTAAATCATGGATTTATTTAACTCCTTTTCCATATCTAATTGATTTTCCTGCGAACTTATTATCAGGTAATGAAACAAATTTTGTTGGAGGATTAGGTATGCAAATTCTATGGATTCTTCTTCTTTTTCCATTATTTAAAAAAATCTGGGCTGAAGGAACGAAAAAATATACTGCTATGGGATCATGA
- a CDS encoding helix-hairpin-helix domain-containing protein, whose amino-acid sequence MITKFLSKLKSILFKSAVSSETPLKKEKAPAKSAKSSKTKTKAKTKTKTKTKTKTKTANSKKNIETLATLPGVGVKSAKALYEAGFKTTKSVIAADEKELLAVSGVGINLVKKLKKLK is encoded by the coding sequence ATGATTACTAAATTTCTAAGTAAACTAAAATCGATCTTATTTAAAAGTGCAGTATCCTCTGAAACTCCTTTAAAGAAAGAAAAAGCACCTGCTAAGTCTGCAAAATCTTCAAAAACAAAAACGAAAGCAAAAACAAAAACAAAAACAAAAACAAAAACAAAAACAAAAACAGCTAATTCAAAGAAGAATATTGAAACCTTGGCTACACTTCCAGGTGTAGGAGTTAAAAGTGCTAAGGCTTTGTATGAAGCTGGTTTTAAAACGACCAAATCTGTTATTGCTGCAGATGAAAAAGAACTTCTTGCAGTATCAGGAGTTGGAATAAATCTTGTTAAAAAGTTAAAGAAGCTTAAATAA
- a CDS encoding ABC transporter ATP-binding protein, which translates to MEKNIIEVRNLSKSFDISSKEQGLKGTIKHFFRRKTKSLKVIKNINFAIKEGEIVGFLGANGAGKTTILKMLCGLIYPSEGSIKVSGYLPYMRKKNFLKNITLIMGQKQQLIWDLPPIESFYLNASIYELNRREAERRIKKLSNMLEIDDELFIPVRKLSLGQRMKSELLAALIHEPNILFLDEPTLGLDINAQRNLRQFLQKYNQETNATICLTSHYMKDITSLCKRVICVDNGSISYDGELDLLLKKLSPVKEISIVCHSEEDATQLENSGFIVKNKTKNEITIKVENNSITSSLKTILNNFDIEDIYINEPPIDEIIGKILIKKR; encoded by the coding sequence ATGGAAAAAAATATTATTGAAGTAAGAAATTTGTCTAAGTCATTTGACATCTCTTCCAAAGAACAAGGATTAAAAGGCACTATTAAACATTTTTTTAGAAGAAAGACAAAAAGTTTAAAAGTTATAAAAAATATAAATTTTGCAATCAAAGAGGGAGAAATTGTAGGTTTCTTAGGGGCAAATGGCGCTGGAAAAACTACAATTTTAAAAATGCTTTGTGGCTTAATTTATCCAAGTGAAGGGTCAATTAAAGTTTCAGGCTATCTACCATATATGAGAAAAAAAAATTTCCTAAAGAATATCACCCTAATAATGGGCCAAAAACAACAACTTATTTGGGATCTTCCACCAATTGAATCATTTTATTTGAATGCATCAATATACGAATTGAATAGAAGAGAAGCAGAAAGAAGAATCAAAAAATTATCAAATATGCTTGAGATTGATGATGAGCTTTTTATACCTGTTAGAAAACTATCTCTAGGACAACGTATGAAGTCAGAATTACTTGCAGCTTTAATACATGAACCAAATATTTTATTTTTAGACGAACCTACACTCGGTTTAGATATTAATGCACAGAGAAATTTAAGACAATTCCTACAAAAATATAATCAGGAAACAAATGCAACGATATGTCTCACGAGTCATTACATGAAAGACATTACATCACTATGCAAAAGAGTTATATGCGTTGACAATGGTTCCATCTCATATGATGGAGAACTAGATCTATTATTAAAAAAGCTCTCTCCTGTAAAAGAGATATCAATAGTTTGTCATTCAGAAGAAGATGCAACTCAATTAGAAAATTCAGGTTTTATTGTTAAAAATAAAACAAAAAATGAAATAACTATAAAAGTAGAAAATAACTCTATTACCTCTTCATTAAAAACTATTTTAAATAACTTTGATATTGAAGACATTTATATAAATGAACCACCAATAGATGAAATCATTGGGAAAATATTAATAAAAAAAAGATAA
- a CDS encoding ABC-2 family transporter protein: MNFKKYLKVYTKFLHTSLASEMEYKTNILIDLITAILSLIGSIFLLSIFFQNNDSIGGWEFKQALIIQGIYTILNGITNTWFNPNLTEIVKHIREGTLDFVLLKPIDSQFYISLKKITPSGFLEIMLGFCLLLYCIKINQININLLFMALSFITIICSICILYSLWFFISTTTIWFVKTWNATEVLRSFLYIGRFPLNSFSFSLRIFFSIFIPIAFITTIPSEVFLGLSKLWEILLEIIVAIIFLFCSRRFWLFALKFYTSASS; encoded by the coding sequence ATGAATTTTAAAAAATATTTAAAAGTTTATACAAAATTTTTACATACTTCTTTAGCTTCTGAAATGGAGTATAAAACAAATATATTAATTGACTTAATTACCGCAATTTTAAGTTTAATAGGGAGTATTTTTTTATTATCAATTTTCTTTCAAAACAATGACAGTATTGGAGGTTGGGAATTTAAACAGGCACTAATAATTCAAGGCATTTATACAATTTTAAATGGAATAACTAATACATGGTTCAATCCAAATCTTACGGAAATAGTTAAACATATTAGGGAAGGAACATTAGATTTCGTACTTTTAAAACCTATTGATAGTCAATTTTATATTTCATTAAAAAAAATAACCCCTTCTGGCTTTTTAGAAATAATGCTTGGATTCTGCCTATTGTTATATTGCATCAAAATAAATCAAATTAATATAAATTTGCTTTTTATGGCCCTATCCTTCATTACGATCATATGCTCTATTTGTATCTTATATAGTTTATGGTTTTTTATTTCTACAACTACAATCTGGTTTGTAAAGACATGGAATGCTACAGAAGTATTAAGGTCTTTCCTTTACATTGGAAGATTTCCATTAAATTCTTTTTCATTTTCTCTAAGAATATTCTTTAGTATATTTATTCCTATTGCATTTATAACTACCATACCTTCTGAAGTTTTTCTGGGACTCTCTAAATTATGGGAAATATTGCTTGAAATTATTGTTGCTATTATATTTTTGTTTTGCTCTAGAAGGTTCTGGCTATTCGCATTGAAATTCTACACATCAGCTTCAAGCTAA
- a CDS encoding sulfite exporter TauE/SafE family protein has translation MLYLLITSVDSVSHSLYKSIFIFLISFFSNTFSAISGGGAGLLQLPALILSGIPYYQALAGHKLATVALGIGGSLRNRKSLSNDKYIAGQILIFGLPGVIFGASIIEYISEEYLYLFLGIISIFLAFYTFLKSELGISSGNININLSNKIRFLIFIFLIGILNGSISSGTGLLVTILLIKSFGMDFLRAVSLTFLTVGIFWNLTGAIFLSKVGSISPMILIILIFGSFTGGYFGAHLSNLKGNRLIKKTFMTVCFFVGIGLLIKSINIFL, from the coding sequence ATGCTTTATTTATTAATAACATCAGTAGATAGTGTTTCTCATTCTTTATATAAAAGTATTTTTATTTTTTTGATTTCCTTCTTTTCTAATACTTTTTCAGCAATTTCTGGAGGTGGGGCAGGATTACTTCAATTACCAGCATTGATTTTATCTGGTATTCCTTATTATCAGGCTCTTGCTGGTCATAAATTAGCTACTGTGGCACTAGGAATAGGCGGTTCATTAAGAAATCGTAAGTCTCTTAGTAATGATAAATATATTGCAGGGCAAATCTTAATTTTTGGATTGCCAGGAGTGATTTTTGGGGCTTCTATAATTGAATATATTTCCGAAGAATATTTATACTTATTTTTAGGAATAATTTCGATATTCTTGGCTTTTTACACGTTCCTTAAATCAGAATTAGGTATATCGTCTGGAAATATTAACATTAATTTATCTAATAAAATTAGATTTTTAATTTTTATTTTCCTAATAGGAATTTTGAATGGTTCTATTTCTTCGGGCACTGGATTACTTGTAACAATACTTTTAATCAAATCATTTGGAATGGATTTTCTTCGAGCTGTAAGTTTGACTTTCTTAACTGTTGGAATTTTTTGGAATCTTACAGGTGCAATTTTTTTGAGTAAAGTAGGATCAATTTCTCCAATGATATTAATAATATTAATATTTGGCTCTTTTACAGGAGGATATTTTGGAGCTCACTTGTCCAATTTAAAAGGAAATAGGCTAATTAAGAAAACGTTTATGACTGTTTGTTTTTTTGTTGGTATAGGCCTTTTGATTAAATCCATTAATATTTTTTTATAG
- a CDS encoding AAA family ATPase yields the protein MKLIFISGPSGSGKTTLSKKIIEKVKNGIVLSTDNYYKTGLLSKLLSKFIEGYFDRDISFNYRLFKKDFYYIVKNGISKYERSYDFKKKKIENFYNDTNNINFLIIEGIFAKELSTTLHNQNYFLLELKISKNECMKRVLKRDFKERGKAVKIAKNDFIKSWDIYYKKSKNSCIKNKNVFIITRNTNIEQILKKLFD from the coding sequence ATGAAACTTATATTTATAAGCGGCCCTTCTGGTAGTGGTAAGACAACGTTATCAAAAAAAATAATCGAAAAAGTTAAAAATGGTATTGTTTTAAGTACCGATAATTACTATAAAACAGGGTTATTAAGTAAATTATTATCAAAATTCATAGAAGGTTATTTTGATAGAGACATAAGTTTTAACTATAGACTATTTAAAAAAGACTTTTATTATATTGTGAAAAATGGAATTTCAAAATATGAGCGTTCTTATGATTTCAAAAAGAAAAAAATAGAAAATTTCTACAACGATACGAATAATATTAATTTTTTAATTATCGAGGGTATTTTTGCCAAAGAATTATCAACCACTTTACATAATCAAAACTATTTTCTTTTGGAATTAAAAATCAGTAAAAATGAGTGCATGAAAAGAGTTCTTAAAAGGGACTTTAAAGAAAGGGGAAAGGCAGTAAAAATAGCTAAAAATGATTTTATAAAATCGTGGGATATTTATTACAAGAAATCTAAAAATAGTTGTATAAAAAATAAAAATGTATTCATTATTACTAGAAATACTAATATTGAACAAATACTTAAAAAATTGTTTGATTAA
- a CDS encoding phosphoribosyltransferase: MINYFTWSEFDESVEYIANKCKFLELSGIYGVPRGGLCLAVALSHKLKINLISKPIKNSLIVDDIYETGFTLNTFKNIEGAMFFVLFSKIKPTWWNTVFISRKNEWIVFPWENTLNAQNDQKEYLKKRGLT; this comes from the coding sequence ATGATAAATTATTTTACTTGGAGTGAATTTGATGAAAGCGTAGAATATATTGCCAATAAATGTAAGTTTTTAGAACTTTCTGGAATATATGGTGTTCCTCGTGGTGGCTTATGTCTTGCTGTAGCACTTAGTCATAAATTAAAAATAAATTTAATTTCAAAACCAATAAAAAATTCCCTAATAGTAGATGATATTTATGAAACTGGTTTTACATTAAATACCTTCAAAAATATTGAGGGAGCAATGTTTTTTGTATTATTTAGTAAAATAAAACCTACTTGGTGGAATACTGTATTTATATCTAGAAAAAATGAATGGATAGTTTTTCCGTGGGAAAACACTTTGAATGCACAAAATGACCAAAAAGAGTACCTAAAAAAAAGAGGTTTAACTTGA